The region tgcaatgaattagaaatataatgtgcaaatgtaacaggAGTGCAAATTGAAGAAAGAGCAGGGAGTGAGTTGATCCTCCTGACTGGTGGACTGGTGCCAGGGGGATCTGCCTCCTGAACTGTCATGAGATCACAACAGATCCTGAACCTGTAGGAGGAGCCAAGACACAAAATGGCAGTGAGATATCAATACTCCCAGCTGAACTGCTCTCTGGACTACACCTGGTTGCAGCATGTGGATAAGACAACAGGGCGAAGATAAGATTTTCTATGGGGCAGTGTGAAGTGTGACGGCAGCTGCAGCGTGAGAAGGCAAACTGCTCTACAGACGCTCTACCTGGCTCAGAGAGGCTGAAACTTGGAGGACGCGGCTCTGTGTCTCTCGGCGCCGGGCAGGGCTGCTCTGGCAGAAGGCACAACCGAGGTCTTTTTGGACCATCCCGGAGGCCGCGGCGCTCGATTCTATAAGGAGATGCGAGACAGTGATCAACGACTGCGACCTGTCGACAGAGCCGGAGGGGAGGGAGAAGCAGAGCGCGTGGGACTCACCTGGTGGGATGACCATGGCCAGCGACTTGGGCAGGGTGCCGGCGTTTTCCACAAAGGTGGGCAGGCGCCTGGGGCTGAGCGGGCTGCAGGTGTCCGAGTCCCGCACGGTCACACAGCTGTTGACGTCCACCCGCTTGTTCACGCCGCAGCTAGGGAGGAGTGTTTAAATCCACAAAGTGAGCAAACAGAAGGGTGACCGTttcaacacagagcaaacacagagctcagaggcacAGGAGGCGGAGCAAAGGAGTTCGTGGTGAGGGCACCTGGTGGGCAGGATCTTGGCATTGTCCTTGCCCTCGGTGTCGCTGGAGATGGTGATTATTCTGACAGCGGGGCGGAGTGTGTCCGAGATGATGATGGGCTGAGATGGGTGCgtggcagaggacacacacacaaccaacaaacAGGTCACATGTACTTAATGGCAAGACCCTTCAAACATAGCTGAAAAGCACATTTCCGGTGAGTAATTTCTTATCTGAACACCTGCAGTGTTTAATGTGAGCTGTAGGTTTGGGGATACTGGTGCAACACACGACAAGCTTGTGCTGGCAGGCCCACCTGGCTGTGTTGGTCGGGCTGGCTGCTGAAGGTGACTGGGAGGTTGGAGTTGGTGCTggcccccgcccccagccccgcccccagccacacccccactgCCGAACAGGCCTCTGCTGCCGTCGAAGCCCGTGCACCTCCGCTTACAGATCTCCATGTTCTGGAAGCAAGACTTTACACtgcaaagtgagagagacagagagtgagacagacaacgagagtgacacacagagtcagtgagacagaaagaggtgaGTTACAGCACTGTGCTACAGCAAGTTACAATAAGATGGCGTTCCTTAAAAAGAGCTCTTTGGGGTTTTCTTCCATTTGCATGCAACTTTAGTGTGCTTCCAGTTGGAATTCTTAGCTCCTtgtctgaatacatttaacacgAAAGAAGCAAATTATGGAGCGCCCAGCCCTGCATAATGATCGACACGCAAACCATCCTGCCCGCGTCGGAGCTGGAACACAGGCTGGACTGTGTGAGACGGAGGGACGGCCCTGTACATACTCACTGTGCACTGTGAgggtagtgagagaggtgagccatGGTGACGAATGGGTGTTTGAGAGTCTCCAATGGTGTGATCCGTTTCCCTGCGTCCAGCGTCAGCATCTTTTTAAGCAGGTTGATGAACTCCCACCGGTCAGCCTTCTCCACCTGAACGTCTGTGCcttccagaatgggcatgttgACCTGCATGGGAGACGAACGGGTAGGTCATATTATGTGCCAGCAGAGGGCGGCGATGTGCCTAAGACGCTGTTTCAGCAGCAGCATTGCCGTGTGTTCCTCTGCATTTCACAGGCGCTGTTGTGACTTACATACACTTCTTATTATGACAGCACGAACCCTCGAACCCTTGAACTCAAAACCAAGACCTTGCTCTACAtgctccaccagcagctggTGCGCTTTGTTCTTCATTTGCATGTCACAGCAGTGATGCTAAGCGTGCAATAAGGTGTACAAGAGCACAAATAACCTGCTTCATGTCATCGAGACGGTCGAAAATGTATCTCCTGGTCTCTTGGGACTTGACGCCAAGCTCCACCTCATGCTCTAAAGGCGTCTGGGGAACATAGAAGGAGAAAAAACGTTCAGGTGTACTGTCAGGTGCCATTACAGATCTCTTATGAACCGAACACATGGCacaagaaggatgggggacctTGAGTCTCCACAGATGGTAGCTGGAGCCAGAGCCCCTGTGGAAGAAGCATCTGGTCTTGGTTCCCGCACTCAGGAGGTTCTCTGCTGGAaggccctgcgtctgggagatgtacCGGATCTGCGGCGACAGCGTACAGGAGGGATGATTTTATGGTATGATGGGATGActttattttatgttcataTATTGATCCTGAAGACGAGCTAGCAAAGACAACTACTCTATCCAAACCCTACATGTCCCTACAGCCACAAAGCCACCATGGGTCTGCACCTCTAACACAGTAAGGGCTTCGCTTTCCTAAAACACCTTGCACCAGTCAACCCTGTTGTACTGGGAGCTTCACCTGGACCCATCTTAGAATTCCACTGTCATGCAAACCTGAGATTTTTTCCCACTGCAAGACAGTATTCCTAGCACTACTGTAAAGAGCTCTTATTAGATTACCAATTATAGCCAGCAAACACATCTCAGGCCTAAAGGGCCCACAgatcacactctcaacacatttgAGTTAATTGTTTTGTTGGTTCCCCAAAAATCATTCATAGTCTCTTCTTTGCCAGTCATTACAGAACAGCTAGCAAGCTGCATAGTTAGAATAAAGGTGGCCATCACTGTTAGCAACTCCACTCTTCTCCCAAACAAGATTTACATCTTTATTACACAGCGAGGAAGTTCTGGAAAGGAGGTGGGAAAGCAGACTCTAAATCAGCACTGTTCTTCGATGCTTCGTGAATAAAGACAGAAGCGTGAGAAAGGCGAGGTTCGGGTCCGAGGCCCGTGGGCTGACCTGATCGTATTCAGATGCTCCAGGATACAGGGGACAGCCCAGGAAGAGCTCGGCGATGACACAGCCCAGGGACCACATATCGATGGCCTCGCAGAACGGGAGACCCAGGATGATCTCGGGCGATCTggaccaaaaagacaaaaacgtcCATCATCACGTTTAACATGATACTGTGGTTTGTGGTGATTCAAAggtactcactttaacacagagtgatgaattaatgtgtgaaaatgtaaaagctttaagaagtattttttttactacctGAAATATTCTTTTGGTAAATTGGTAGCACAATACTGGCCTGTGCATTACCCATCTACTACTGTAGTGTAAcctgacactgacactacactgacacactgacactacaTACTGATGTGCTGTTCTCCACTACGTAAATACAGAACAACACTGCCATGGTGTAACTACAATGGAGCAGTGCGGGTACCCTGTACTGATATTACCAAAGCCTGAAGCATAAAACCaaccaaaaaaatatttttatgtgtgCTGAGAGCATCTTAACTTCTCAGGCACTGAAGATATTAAGATATTCTTTGGTGTTTGGATAAATGACAACACTTACATGATCCAGTTAAAAATACATCATTTATAAATCAAATGGCAATCAAACGCGTTGCAGTTCATCGTAATGCTTATCACAATCTTAATGTGCAGCCGTGTCACCATAGCCATCCACAACGGGCAGTTCACCTCTCAAGCACACTCGAGCGGAAGCGATTCCCACAACCATGCATCTGTTTCCAATATGCCTTAGGCCGCGCCACTCACCGGTAGTATCTGGTCTGCAGGTAGGAGGAGCACACGGCCTTGGAGACGTGGGTGGCGGAGCCGAAGTCGATGACCTTGACCCGGTACGGCTGCCTGACGGGGTCCACCAGCATGATGTTGTCAGGCTTGAGGTCGGTGTGGATCAGGCCCAGACTCTTCATCTTCAGGAGCGCCATGGCCAACTGCTGCACTATGGGCCGGATGCACTTCAGCGGCAGCGGGCTGTGCTTGACGAAGTCCTGCAGGCTctgccccagcatctcaaacacCAGGCATAAGTGGTTCCTGTGCTGGAAGCACTCGTACGAGCGAACAATGTTGAACTCGTCTACGTTCTCCTTGTTGAGACGGCTCAGGATGCTCATCTGAGCAGATGGGGGAAGATGGGACAGGCGTTAAATTATGTGGGCACAGCATTCAAGGGCTAATATGCTACGTAACTTCAATAGCATCAGCCCAGTTACTGCATGGCTCCCTTCAGACATTTACTTTTGCTATATTTGGCAGATGCTCTTTTCCAGAGGGAAATGACCCCTGatcagtggcggctggtgcacAAATAATTGAGGGGGgtgtaaacaaattaaaaacaaataaagcagtcttattgccctttatttatttgaacatgaattttgccctaacgttcttcaagtgaatgctttgtgagaagattattttgtaaagataaaactgaattttctctcattttgtatgagctgctgctccagcctgcTGATATTCAACATGAACCGATTTACgttggaggttcgcgcgaggtgggcggagtctcgccctacgatcactcgcgaaagtataaaccagctttaacgaaccgcagctgactgacactaccaacaagagtgggtgtgtccaacaagagtgggtgtgtctgaaaccgaccaattaaactgcagcctcagatcagtgcatggcaaaagtttatgcctctccatgcactctcattagaccggtgccccgcacacaggaagtgtgcacaatgtaagcaattaaatacaattatgtgtttacacttttaataaattcaaacatggcaattagacacacagtgtcactaaataatttcatcactatcgcagtttataatgaactcattttaatatcggaacaatattaagggggcggcgccccagcgccccatattgaccagccgccactgcCCCTGATTACAAATTGCAGTGTTAGCCAATATCAGCCTATTACATCTTATTAGAGCaggaacaaagcaacatcaCAATCAGGGCTACAATTGTGTAACGCGGGAGTACAGGGAGGTACTTGACGTGTGAAAAGAGAAACAATATAAGCCGTGAGAGCAcggtaaaacaataaacaaaacttcagacagctgaaacggatcattgctgattacgtcccgcaactcctggtggtagagggagtggcagccgagccagccctgacacattgATTCTCAAAACCTCTTTTAAATCTACCATAATTTCCCCACCTCGATCAGGCCCTGGCGGGCATAGGCAGGGTGATTTTTCAGGATCTTGATGGCGACAGATTGACTGGTGCCGCGCTTCCAGCACTTGGCCACCTGGCCAAAAGTCCCGCGGCCAAGGAACTCCAGCACCTCGTATCTGTTGGAGGCAGAGCAGAGGACCTCGTGCTGCACTAGACGGTAGTCGTCCATGCTGAGGAAACTGCTGCTTGTAGCCATGGAGTCAAAGTACGCCATGGACCAGGTGGTAGAGATTTAACCAATCTGAATATCTTATTTAGTTATCTGGGTTAACTAACCTCAGAACaaactttttgaataaaaagcaGAAGAAAACGACACGGAATTCATTCGTAGTCGACCGTAAATGTTGTTCTGTTTGCACATCACTATGACAACGCGTAATGTAAACTAGCGGTTTCCATGGAAGCTCAATTCGAATTCTACGATTGTGACGTGGTAACAGGCACCACAACGCGCTACGCAGCGCtgctttattagcatataagatcaaatataaggtcgattaatttcaaaacaatacacaaaacaacagcactgttttaaatgtgcgtgtttgggtagccagctacagttttgctttttctctaatTCGCTCGCTAGCTATTacctaaccacccccccccccccccccccccaaacgatCACGTTGGCGTATTAATATGTAGTTAAGATATATGCTCGTTTGGGTAGGATTTAATCCAGTAGCTCTACCTTACCTAACAAACtagcaatattttatttaatggtagtttattttcaaagcacacaatcttaacgtcttaatGCACTCTCGAGTTTAccgctggaattacaagaggttgaTACATTTCTTATGTATTTGTAACTTATATATTTGTAACGTTATATAAGCGAACCATTCAGTCAAATAGCTATTTGTTGCGAAACGAAACACAGTTCATTTCAAGCATCTTCAAATGCTTTAGCCAATATCCAACACTTTTTttaaatctgaaaaagcaacattaaaatgaaagtaTTTCCAAGTATTTCAAGCAGTCGTACGAACCCTAAAATTGGGTCTGTCCACTACAAACTCCTTTATGCTTTTAATTCTTCAGCCGAACGCTTGGTGAAGGGGGTTGTATAGAAGGATAAACTGATAGCACATGTACATCTCAGAGACTCTGCTGGATGTAACACAGTTCGTCTGGAATACGTATTTAATAGAGCGCGTGCTCATCGCCAACACGTCTCTGATAGTCTGTGGTGGATCGTGAAAGACCTCCAGCAGCTGCATTACGGACCTACCTGGCTGCGTCATGATCGCGCCTGCGTCTCGGAGACGCTTATGAGATCTCTCCTAGACTATTTAATACGGCGTTTATTCATCTGTAGTACGTCTTTTAAACGGCAGGCTTGGATGCCAAAATGACGTTCATACGCTGCATTCCAGACTTATATGTACAGTATAGCTAAAATGCAGCATCTGAACGTACCTGAATGTGGCATTTAAAATCAAACCAGattgaattacatttaaagctAGATTTTATATTCTTCTTCCTCCCTAAGTTAAAGCTATGAAATACACAAGCAGCGAGATCGTATGAGCCACTAAGAAGCCTAAAGACTCAAACAGAAATATACACTGGAAAATTATgctatattattttatgtaattaattaatattattattattaccacaaaacaaaattaagtgaaagggattttcatttaacatgtttatttaacagAAAATCAACAATATGCAACAAACGTGTAATTAACAAATTAAAGATGAGCGTCTTGCTGGTGCCAGG is a window of Brachyhypopomus gauderio isolate BG-103 chromosome 14, BGAUD_0.2, whole genome shotgun sequence DNA encoding:
- the LOC143474620 gene encoding homeodomain-interacting protein kinase 1-like; translation: MAYFDSMATSSSFLSMDDYRLVQHEVLCSASNRYEVLEFLGRGTFGQVAKCWKRGTSQSVAIKILKNHPAYARQGLIEMSILSRLNKENVDEFNIVRSYECFQHRNHLCLVFEMLGQSLQDFVKHSPLPLKCIRPIVQQLAMALLKMKSLGLIHTDLKPDNIMLVDPVRQPYRVKVIDFGSATHVSKAVCSSYLQTRYYRSPEIILGLPFCEAIDMWSLGCVIAELFLGCPLYPGASEYDQIRYISQTQGLPAENLLSAGTKTRCFFHRGSGSSYHLWRLKTPLEHEVELGVKSQETRRYIFDRLDDMKQVNMPILEGTDVQVEKADRWEFINLLKKMLTLDAGKRITPLETLKHPFVTMAHLSHYPHSAHVKSCFQNMEICKRRCTGFDGSRGLFGSGGVAGGGAGGGGQHQLQPPSHLQQPARPTQPGGPASTSLSCVAPPIIISDTLRPAVRIITISSDTEGKDNAKILPTSCGVNKRVDVNSCVTVRDSDTCSPLSPRRLPTFVENAGTLPKSLAMVIPPESSAAASGMVQKDLGCAFCQSSPARRRETQSRVLQVSASLSQVQDLL